One genomic segment of Erythrolamprus reginae isolate rEryReg1 chromosome 2, rEryReg1.hap1, whole genome shotgun sequence includes these proteins:
- the FKBPL gene encoding FK506-binding protein-like: MASSEKAGLKSQTAGEREAGKTLDQKTPICDQNIQDAPLGHEKKNLGDKVKEDPPLPIQSQPGVCWPCPDGTFVKLILTAGTGLDKPKEGSICQVFIEASHEGPLSYPSSRWAEVELGGGDAEWDGVVDRGLETMLAGERAELRLSEGGAIAVQLASFTEAKDSWEMSATEKWDLVLSNKDRGSELYRAGAIAAAARRYARALHLLVVAAPPPDYDQIKAELHTNLAACQLRLHQPANAAQNCSKTLVLQPANPKALFRRGLAYDAMNDLEGAAQDLKGVLRVEPGNRAARRELERVTERIRARDARLAQAMQKMFA; encoded by the coding sequence ATGGCAAGCTCAGAGAAAGCTGGTCTGAAAAGCCAGACTGCTGGAGAACGGGAAGCAGGCAAGACTCTGGACCAGAAAACCCCCATCTGTGACCAAAACATCCAAGACGCTCCCCTTGGGCATGAAAAAAAGAATCTGGGGGACAAGGTAAAAGAGGACCCACCACTTCCCATCCAGTCCCAGCCAGGTGTGTGCTGGCCTTGCCCAGACGGCACCTTTGTCAAGCTGATCCTAACAGCCGGGACAGGTTTAGATAAACCAAAGGAAGGGTCTATCTGCCAAGTGTTCATCGAGGCCAGTCACGAAGGGCCCTTGAGTTACCCGTCCTCCAGGTGGGCTGAAGTGGAGCTGGGCGGGGGCGACGCCGAATGGGACGGTGTGGTGGACCGTGGTTTGGAAACCATGCTGGCAGGGGAGCGGGCTGAACTGAGGTTGTCAGAGGGCGGCGCCATCGCCGTCCAGCTGGCGAGCTTCACGGAGGCCAAAGACTCTTGGGAAATGAGCGCAACCGAGAAGTGGGACTTGGTCCTTAGCAATAAAGACCGTGGCAGTGAGCTGTACAGGGCGGGAGCTATTGCCGCAGCTGCCAGGCGCTACGCTAGGGCCTTACACTTGCTCGTGGTAGCTGCTCCACCCCCGGATTATGACCAGATCAAGGCAGAGCTTCATACTAACTTGGCCGCCTGTCAGCTACGGTTGCACCAGCCGGCCAATGCCGCTCAAAACTGCTCCAAGACTCTTGTGCTCCAACCGGCCAATCCCAAGGCCTTGTTTCGTCGCGGCTTGGCCTATGATGCCATGAACGACTTGGAGGGGGCGGCGCAAGATCTCAAAGGGGTTTTGCGAGTAGAGCCAGGAAACCGAGCAGCTCGACGGGAATTAGAAAGGGTTACTGAGAGGATCCGGGCCCGGGATGCTAGATTGGCTCAAGCCATGCAGAAAATGTTTGCTTGA